GCATTGCAGCTACTGCCGATTACTTATGGTACCCCAATAACCAGAAATCTTCAGCAAAAAGAGTTCAAAGGACTTATTACCTTTAATTCCTTCTTTATTTTTCGTTCAGGTTAGAATCAGTGTAGATAATGATTTATTTTATAGATAAATTCTAAATTTTTAAAAATATGATCTTATATTCTTTAAAATCAGTGCTTAATACCTAAAATCTTAATTTGCTTTAAAAAAATTAGAAAGATAACGTTTATTTTCCCATGGCCCTGAAAATCATCCGGGAAACACTGTGCAGTATCAAACCCGTGAAGGCAATGAAGGACCCAAAAATAGCTACCAAACCAGCTAGGGCTGTTGGAAGCAAAGTACTAGAACCGCCGCTTAAATAATCTGTGAAAAATTTCAAACTGAGAATAATCCCTACTAAAATCATTATAACCCCGGGTAGGGTAAAATAGTATAATGGGCGGTTGAACTCCATATCCTGAAGAATTCTCACCAGGACACTCACTCCGTGGCTAACAGGGTTCTTTTTATGGTGATTTTCTTCACCGTAAGTAGCCGATATTTCCACTTCCTTAATCCTCAAACCAGCCTTGGCAGCCTCTATTAACATTTCACTTTCAATGGTGTAATCCGCACTACGGAAACGGAATACTGGTACGGTGTGTCCGGCAAAGGCACGGAACCCACTTTGGCTGTCAGTCACGTCTAAATTTTTCCCACTGATGTTAGTGGCAGTGTCCAGCACATTCTGTCCCACCCTCCGGTAGGCTGGAGTGTCAGTATCTCCATTGCCGTTAAGGTAACGGCTGCCGTTCACCACGTCGGCTTCACCTTTGATTATGGGTTCTAACAGGCGGGGAATTTCACGGGGTTGGTGCTGACCGTCAGAGTCTAAGGTGAGAATTATGTCAGCATCCCGGGCTGCTTGAAAACCAGTCTTAAGTGCAGCCCCCTTACCCAGGTTTTGGGGGTGCATGAGCACCTCCGCACCGGCTAACTTGGCTATTTCTGCAGTTTTATCACTGCTGCCATCGTCTACAACAATTACCCTTAGCACGTGCTGGCGAGTACCTAACACTACGCTGCCAATGGTCTTTTCTTCGTTGTAAGCAGGTATTATTGCGGTTACTTTAATTTAGGCCCCTCCTCCAAGTGATTATTCATGTTAAAATTGTATTATGGTATCAATATATATAATTGTTGTTAATATTGACGTAAAAGTAAATAGGAGTAAGGCAAGAATACAATTTAATATGTAGTTATTATTATGTAAATACTACATTTTATACATTACTGTATCAATAATGCCGTATTTAAAGTTAATCCTTTATGTTTTGAATTAATTCCAATAAAATAGGTAAGGTCATAATTTTATTTGGTATTTTAGCTGAAAATAGTTTTATTGCGATTTTTTCAGGATTAAATTGACAGTTATGTCTTAAAAATCT
Above is a window of Methanobacterium formicicum DNA encoding:
- a CDS encoding glycosyltransferase family 2 protein, with protein sequence MKVTAIIPAYNEEKTIGSVVLGTRQHVLRVIVVDDGSSDKTAEIAKLAGAEVLMHPQNLGKGAALKTGFQAARDADIILTLDSDGQHQPREIPRLLEPIIKGEADVVNGSRYLNGNGDTDTPAYRRVGQNVLDTATNISGKNLDVTDSQSGFRAFAGHTVPVFRFRSADYTIESEMLIEAAKAGLRIKEVEISATYGEENHHKKNPVSHGVSVLVRILQDMEFNRPLYYFTLPGVIMILVGIILSLKFFTDYLSGGSSTLLPTALAGLVAIFGSFIAFTGLILHSVSRMIFRAMGK